The region TTTTCCAGGTTCTGTTTAATGACTTCCATCAGGGATTCAACCAGTTCTGAAGATTTCTTACGGGGCAAACCAATCTCTTTTTGAATCGAGTTTACTAAATGAGCTTTTGTCAGTGCCATGGGATAGTTACTCCTCTCGGTTAAATGGGGCCTTCTGTTTCACATGGGTTCATACAACATTTTTGCAGGCTACTGCCATCTGTCTATTTTGTCAAGAACTTGTTGATGTTACAAGGGATTTGGTATCTTTTTTTGATTTTTTTTTATGAGAAACGCGGGCTATTCCGAATGTTTCACGAGTTTGAAGAGAAAATTTAAACTTAACATGTTGTAATCATATAAACTATTAGCTTCTTCGATTTTCTCATGAACATTCGGGCTAGAGGCAGTAGACAAACAGCTTGGTTGCAATCTTGGCTGCGGTATATTCCGACACTTGCGTCCCTTCGATTTTAGCAAGCTCGGTGATATCGGCCGCTACAACCTTCTTTTTCAGGCCTACCATTTTGATCAGTGCTACAAGCTGCCGGTATGAAAGGCCGCCGGGTTCGGGGGTGCCGGTACCTGGAATTACGGAAGGGTCGAGGCCGTCAAGGTCGATGGTCATGTAAACTTTTGGCGGCAGCGCATCTACAACCCGCTCTATCCAGCCGTAATCCAAGGGATCTATCTCGTGGGCATACAGCGGGAAAATGTTCCCATGGCTAAGAAAGTCCGCCTCTTCCGGATCAATTGCACGGATTCCCACCGGTACGACCTGAAGCTTCATATCTTCGGCGACCCTGCGCATGACGCAGGCATGATTGTATCGGCTGCCGTTCCATTCATCTCTCAAGTCGAGGTGGGCATCGATCTGCAGCACACCAATATCCGGGTAAAGATTCGAAGCGGCTTTGATCGGTCCAATGGAGATGGCGTGATCGCCGCCGAGAGATAATAGAAACTTTTGACGCCTCAACACGTTTTCAGCCGCTTGCTGCATTTGGCCGACAGCCTGCCGGGGATCGTTTGAAGGGCAAAGGGGCGTTAAGGTGTGGATTTTTCGCAAACTCCAGTCTATCAGGGCTTCCTCATCAATGCTTTCCAGTTGCAGCGATGCGTTTAAAATATGATAGGGCCCTGAGCCGCTGCCGGTTCCGTATGAAGGCTTGCTTTCGTAACACAGCGGCAACACCACGGCTCTGGCATGATCGATATCCGGAATCTGAATTTCGTTTCCTCCAAAAGGAACAAAATGTTTTTGATCCATTATTTTACAAAGATTGCCGCGGCAATGACAGTGGTCCACATATTCCCTTCAGCGCCTAAAGCCGCCTGGCTGATATTCTGAGACTCAACGATTTTTCCGGACATTTTATATATTTCGCGGCGCTCGTCATAATCTTCCT is a window of Candidatus Desulfatibia profunda DNA encoding:
- the speB gene encoding agmatinase — its product is MDQKHFVPFGGNEIQIPDIDHARAVVLPLCYESKPSYGTGSGSGPYHILNASLQLESIDEEALIDWSLRKIHTLTPLCPSNDPRQAVGQMQQAAENVLRRQKFLLSLGGDHAISIGPIKAASNLYPDIGVLQIDAHLDLRDEWNGSRYNHACVMRRVAEDMKLQVVPVGIRAIDPEEADFLSHGNIFPLYAHEIDPLDYGWIERVVDALPPKVYMTIDLDGLDPSVIPGTGTPEPGGLSYRQLVALIKMVGLKKKVVAADITELAKIEGTQVSEYTAAKIATKLFVYCL